A genomic window from Candidatus Bipolaricaulota bacterium includes:
- a CDS encoding urocanate hydratase encodes MRDEPMAIRLPAELPPPPKFEPGIRRAPHRGFNLTREETILALKNALRYIPPALHEELAPEFLEELRTRGRIYGYRYRPPGRIYARPVDEYEGRTLAGRALQVMIDNNLDFEVALYPYELVTYGESGQVFQNWMQYRLVKEYLKVMTDHQTLVIQSGHPLGLFPSRPESPRVINTNTLMVGMFDNPEQFRRAAALGVANYGQMTAGGWMYIGPQGIVHGTYLTLLNAGRRFLGIPADGDLRGRTFVSSGLGGMSGAQAKAIEIAGGVGVIAEVDRSRIEQRMEQGWLSKASDDLDEVVAWMEAARKNGEAVSIAYHGNIVDLWEYLVEHEIAVDLASDQTSCHAVYDGGYTPQGLTFAQGRELLRTDREEFKRRVDRSLRRQFELINEMVSRGTRFWDYGNSFLKAVFDAGVTEIAKNGRDTSDGFIFPSYVEDLMGPLNFDYGYGPFRWVCLSGKHEDLVATDRAAMECIDPTRRAQDRDNYEWIKNADRNNLVVGSQARILYADEATRVRIALKFNELVRDGVIGPVMIGRDHHDTGSADSPFRETANIKDGSNIMADMSAHNFAGNAARGMTLVVMSNGGGVGIGKAIHAGFGLVLDGSARVDEIIVHAISWDVIGGVARRAWARNENAVQVAAEWNELNQDRGHITLPFIPEEGLVERLVERELRD; translated from the coding sequence ATGAGAGACGAACCGATGGCGATCCGGCTCCCGGCTGAGCTTCCACCACCGCCAAAGTTCGAGCCGGGGATCCGGCGTGCGCCCCACCGCGGGTTCAACCTGACGCGGGAGGAGACAATCCTCGCGTTGAAGAACGCATTGCGCTACATCCCGCCCGCGCTGCACGAAGAGCTCGCCCCGGAGTTCCTCGAAGAACTGCGAACGCGGGGACGGATCTACGGCTACCGCTACCGACCGCCGGGGCGGATCTACGCCCGGCCGGTGGACGAGTACGAGGGCCGCACCCTGGCGGGCCGCGCGCTCCAGGTGATGATCGACAACAACCTCGACTTCGAGGTCGCCCTCTATCCGTACGAGCTCGTCACCTACGGGGAGAGCGGACAGGTGTTCCAGAACTGGATGCAGTACCGCCTGGTCAAGGAATACCTCAAGGTGATGACCGACCACCAGACCCTGGTGATCCAGTCCGGCCACCCGCTCGGGTTGTTCCCGTCCCGACCGGAGAGCCCGCGGGTGATCAACACCAACACCCTGATGGTCGGGATGTTCGACAACCCCGAGCAGTTCCGTCGCGCTGCCGCCCTCGGGGTGGCGAACTACGGCCAGATGACCGCTGGTGGCTGGATGTACATCGGCCCGCAGGGGATCGTACACGGGACGTACCTGACGCTGCTCAACGCCGGCCGGCGGTTCCTCGGGATCCCGGCCGACGGCGACCTGCGCGGGCGCACGTTCGTGAGTTCTGGCCTGGGCGGGATGAGCGGGGCGCAGGCGAAGGCGATCGAGATCGCCGGCGGAGTCGGGGTGATCGCCGAGGTCGATCGCTCCCGCATCGAGCAGCGGATGGAGCAGGGTTGGCTCTCCAAGGCGTCGGACGATCTGGACGAGGTCGTCGCCTGGATGGAGGCGGCGCGGAAGAACGGCGAGGCGGTGTCGATCGCCTACCACGGGAACATCGTCGATCTGTGGGAGTACCTCGTCGAACATGAAATCGCAGTGGATCTCGCCTCGGATCAGACGTCGTGTCATGCAGTGTACGACGGCGGCTACACCCCGCAGGGGCTGACGTTCGCCCAGGGACGGGAGCTGCTGAGGACCGACCGGGAGGAGTTCAAGCGCCGCGTCGACCGGTCCCTGCGGCGGCAGTTCGAGCTGATCAACGAGATGGTATCCCGCGGCACCCGGTTCTGGGACTACGGCAATTCCTTCCTGAAGGCGGTGTTCGACGCCGGGGTGACCGAGATCGCGAAGAACGGCCGCGACACGAGCGATGGGTTCATCTTCCCGTCGTACGTCGAGGACCTGATGGGACCGCTCAACTTCGACTACGGCTACGGCCCGTTCCGCTGGGTGTGCCTGTCCGGGAAGCACGAGGACCTGGTGGCCACGGACCGGGCGGCGATGGAGTGCATCGATCCGACGCGGCGGGCGCAGGACCGCGACAACTACGAGTGGATCAAGAACGCCGACCGCAACAACCTCGTCGTCGGCTCCCAGGCGCGGATCCTGTACGCCGACGAGGCAACGCGGGTGCGGATCGCGCTCAAATTCAACGAGCTCGTGCGCGACGGCGTCATCGGACCGGTGATGATCGGGCGCGACCATCACGACACCGGCTCGGCCGATTCCCCGTTCCGCGAGACGGCCAACATCAAGGATGGATCGAACATCATGGCCGACATGTCCGCCCACAACTTCGCCGGGAACGCCGCCCGGGGGATGACGCTCGTGGTGATGAGCAACGGCGGCGGGGTGGGGATCGGCAAGGCGATCCACGCCGGGTTCGGGCTCGTCCTCGACGGGAGCGCCCGGGTGGACGAGATCATCGTGCATGCCATCTCCTGGGATGTAATCGGTGGAGTCGCCCGTCGCGCGTGGGCAAGGAACGAAAACGCCGTCCAAGTCGCCGCGGAGTGGAACGAGCTCAACCAGGACCGTGGGCACATCACACTTCCGTTCATCCCGGAGGAGGGCCTCGTCGAACGACTTGTGGAAAGAGAACTGCGGGATTGA
- the rplM gene encoding 50S ribosomal protein L13 gives MQRTYVAKNEERGKTWERNWYLVNADGKTLGRLASEIAVILQGKHKPIYTPHVDTGDYVIVINAEKVVLTGNKWDQKLYQRHSGYIGGLKEIPYRKLIERRPTLPVREAVRRMLPKTTLGRRMLRKLKVYAGPTHPHTAQRPIELSL, from the coding sequence ATGCAACGGACTTACGTGGCAAAGAACGAAGAACGGGGTAAGACCTGGGAACGCAATTGGTACTTGGTCAATGCTGATGGGAAGACCCTGGGGCGGTTGGCGAGCGAGATCGCGGTGATCCTGCAGGGGAAGCATAAGCCGATCTACACTCCGCACGTCGATACCGGTGATTACGTGATCGTGATCAACGCGGAGAAGGTCGTCCTCACCGGGAACAAATGGGATCAGAAGCTCTACCAACGGCACTCGGGTTACATCGGCGGTTTGAAAGAGATCCCTTATCGCAAATTGATCGAGCGTCGTCCCACCCTGCCGGTGCGTGAGGCGGTGCGGCGGATGCTCCCGAAGACGACCCTCGGTCGGCGGATGCTCCGCAAGTTAAAGGTATACGCCGGGCCGACCCATCCCCACACGGCACAACGCCCGATCGAGCTTTCGCTGTAA
- a CDS encoding PKD domain-containing protein codes for MKFLKLGPYGLPILLVIAALLLPAAAYAQGEGYYTVSQGATKVQITPLSGPGDAASFYNMTNSQSNTGLEEANTAVMFLYRNTATGALSLFVLLSGPNGTAGTVTFSLSGVPAGAGFEVQDDGMVDFRETWELTPPTGTVSWAWDEGKSDGMVLGPLGTDFSLTIYPQFTSGITAVKFLSGDRTAPQKIDLNLTDPIIIAGSPNEPPVAAFSTAPDKPHINEPVTFDASASHDPDGSIASYEWDFDGDGVFDQKTTDPVVTHTYAVAGTKSVTLRVTDNDGMTGRTTNSVEISALAVKVKRTISTVAALPGTTFKVVVRIESETDLAGVGLQESLPVGWKIKPIENAGAAFKRATVQWVFVDQVKAGTTKVITYEVTVPTSDQLVATTLPACFKITGTFQAMTPSLSIPVEGDSDIEVTDALTIKTAIAHLVPRVGDDLDDTIDLRLSQKIDPNQLSRAIEMWRDDEPVPWTQGATIDLETMKELAAYAYTCTEVDNPLPAVPQANITAVRTIATPVPCNNVLLNYYGPDGNPAGNTFTVKVEISADQDLYGVGLAEQLPTGWKVTPIQDDGFTYKASKVEWMFPGKLPAGTTKTIIYEVEVPQTQAIEQPADNPCFVSSNDLFGVVDSALPCQDVTVTGDSAVDVTDSLPVIVAISRWDVDNDTIDINLSNKISFQQVQRAIAFWLEDEVVPRTGGQTVDYETLKAIIAYWLTNTDICDPLPGAVPGTCEPCKLPCQGATK; via the coding sequence ATGAAGTTTCTTAAGCTCGGTCCTTATGGCCTTCCCATCCTGCTGGTGATCGCCGCCCTTCTTCTTCCGGCGGCGGCCTACGCACAGGGGGAAGGGTATTATACGGTCAGCCAGGGGGCGACGAAGGTGCAGATCACGCCGCTCTCCGGCCCCGGGGATGCCGCCAGCTTCTACAACATGACGAACAGCCAATCAAACACTGGGTTGGAAGAGGCGAACACAGCGGTTATGTTCCTCTACCGGAATACCGCCACCGGTGCGCTCTCACTGTTCGTCCTTTTGAGCGGGCCGAACGGAACGGCCGGGACGGTGACGTTCTCTCTGTCCGGGGTCCCGGCCGGTGCCGGGTTTGAGGTGCAGGACGACGGTATGGTCGATTTCCGCGAGACGTGGGAGCTCACCCCTCCGACCGGGACTGTCTCCTGGGCGTGGGACGAGGGGAAATCGGACGGGATGGTCCTCGGGCCGCTCGGGACTGATTTCTCGCTTACCATCTACCCGCAGTTCACCTCCGGAATCACCGCGGTGAAGTTCCTCTCCGGCGATCGGACGGCGCCCCAGAAGATCGACCTCAATTTGACCGATCCGATCATCATCGCTGGCAGCCCGAACGAACCGCCGGTAGCAGCGTTTTCCACCGCGCCGGACAAGCCGCACATCAACGAACCGGTGACGTTCGACGCCAGCGCGTCCCATGATCCGGATGGGTCGATCGCGAGTTACGAGTGGGATTTCGATGGCGATGGGGTGTTCGATCAGAAGACGACCGATCCGGTCGTCACCCACACCTATGCAGTGGCCGGTACGAAGAGCGTTACCCTCCGGGTTACCGATAACGACGGGATGACCGGCCGCACGACCAATTCGGTTGAGATCTCCGCTCTTGCTGTGAAGGTGAAGAGGACGATCTCCACCGTCGCTGCTCTGCCCGGGACCACGTTCAAGGTAGTGGTCCGCATCGAGTCGGAGACCGATCTCGCCGGGGTCGGGCTGCAGGAGAGCCTCCCGGTCGGATGGAAGATCAAGCCGATCGAGAACGCCGGCGCCGCGTTCAAGCGGGCGACAGTACAATGGGTCTTCGTCGACCAGGTGAAGGCGGGAACAACCAAGGTGATCACCTATGAAGTGACTGTGCCGACGAGCGATCAGCTCGTGGCTACCACCCTCCCTGCCTGCTTCAAGATCACGGGGACGTTCCAGGCGATGACCCCCTCGCTCTCCATCCCGGTTGAGGGCGACAGCGACATCGAGGTCACCGACGCATTGACGATCAAGACGGCGATCGCGCACCTCGTCCCGCGGGTCGGGGATGATTTGGACGATACGATCGACCTGCGCCTGTCGCAGAAGATCGATCCGAACCAGCTTTCTCGCGCGATCGAGATGTGGCGAGACGACGAACCGGTCCCGTGGACGCAGGGAGCGACGATCGACCTGGAGACGATGAAGGAGCTCGCCGCCTACGCGTACACCTGCACCGAGGTCGATAACCCGCTGCCAGCAGTACCGCAGGCGAACATCACCGCGGTGCGCACGATCGCCACCCCGGTACCGTGCAACAACGTCCTCCTCAACTACTACGGACCGGACGGAAATCCGGCGGGGAACACGTTCACGGTGAAGGTGGAGATCAGCGCCGACCAAGATCTATACGGGGTCGGGCTCGCTGAACAGCTCCCGACCGGGTGGAAGGTCACCCCGATCCAGGACGACGGGTTCACCTACAAGGCATCGAAGGTGGAATGGATGTTCCCGGGCAAGCTGCCGGCGGGGACCACTAAGACCATCATCTATGAAGTCGAGGTTCCGCAGACCCAGGCGATCGAGCAACCAGCGGACAACCCCTGTTTCGTCAGCTCGAACGACCTATTCGGCGTGGTGGACTCCGCCCTCCCATGCCAGGACGTGACCGTCACCGGTGATTCCGCGGTCGACGTAACTGACTCCCTGCCGGTGATCGTCGCCATCTCGCGCTGGGACGTGGACAACGATACGATCGACATCAACCTGTCGAACAAGATCTCGTTCCAGCAGGTGCAGCGGGCGATTGCGTTCTGGCTCGAGGATGAGGTCGTACCGCGCACCGGTGGCCAGACGGTGGACTACGAGACCCTGAAGGCGATCATCGCCTACTGGCTCACTAACACCGATATCTGCGATCCCCTGCCGGGGGCGGTTCCCGGCACGTGCGAGCCGTGCAAGCTCCCGTGCCAAGGGGCAACGAAGTAG
- a CDS encoding VWA domain-containing protein — MKRRNTAAGGITLAAFLIVLAVGGSALAGGYIQVQQTVVPDEVYLAGSGGSPETATLTLTLTGTGPRGRFPIDCMLVIDVSATAQIDVAKEAAFGILSKFKEGDRAGVVAFATEAHLIVPLTDDLTRVKQAISDLSRGGKSAFGDALKLARQQLTNEGRPDAVLAEVLLTDGQSNSGSDPAIEGKMAKELGIKLISIGIGNLIDRNLLEQFASETGGLFLPRPRDDAPERIMARLAVTSAGGEITVKKILPAGISYAGGDPTPTQIDQGADGMTVLTWRVGSLGLGARWTATVLLKGTKVGEWATDAESVVTMDDFRGVPTTINISPLTLRVIAPNAAPIAAFTYGPEEPSTSEAVSFTDESSDSDGKVVAWKWDFGDGEESEAQNPEHRFAAPGTYTVSLIAIDDRGARSAPAKVEITIKNTPPTALFTCSPKEPRSGVEAVFDASGSNDIDGHVVTYSWDFDGDGAFDKTTSNPQVSYTFPSSGEVQVTLAVTDDSGGTDTYTKAIEVLPSVTAVRTIDTCLPDDVTISGGTVTVTVTITANTEVHGLTLHEEVPAGWTFTSVDNGSATLREASHDWLFMETLKDGDQRAVVYTLTAPTTPLSDHGQEQVSLTGNVGSSSPRLSQMVLGEDKVARVDTLPVLVVISRWDTEKNAIDLCLPPQVGFDQIQYAVSLWISGDEVPYTNGATIDLATMQDLIAYWLTDTSVHDPLP, encoded by the coding sequence ATGAAGAGAAGAAACACCGCGGCGGGGGGGATCACCCTCGCCGCATTTTTGATCGTCCTTGCGGTAGGGGGCTCCGCCCTGGCGGGAGGATACATCCAGGTACAACAGACAGTCGTTCCCGATGAGGTGTACCTCGCCGGGAGCGGGGGGAGCCCGGAGACTGCGACCCTGACCCTTACCCTGACCGGCACCGGGCCGCGGGGGAGGTTCCCGATCGATTGTATGCTGGTGATCGACGTATCCGCTACCGCTCAGATTGACGTCGCCAAGGAGGCAGCGTTTGGGATCCTGAGCAAATTTAAAGAGGGAGATCGGGCCGGGGTGGTGGCATTTGCTACTGAAGCCCACCTGATCGTCCCGTTGACGGATGACCTAACGCGAGTGAAACAAGCGATCTCGGATCTCTCCCGCGGTGGAAAGTCCGCGTTTGGGGACGCCCTCAAACTCGCGCGCCAGCAACTCACCAATGAAGGACGGCCGGATGCAGTACTTGCCGAGGTCCTCCTCACCGATGGACAGAGCAACAGCGGGAGCGACCCGGCGATCGAGGGGAAGATGGCCAAGGAGCTGGGAATCAAGCTCATCTCGATCGGGATTGGAAACCTCATCGATAGGAATCTGCTTGAACAGTTCGCCAGCGAGACCGGCGGGCTGTTCCTCCCTCGACCTCGGGATGATGCTCCGGAGAGGATCATGGCTCGTCTGGCCGTAACCTCTGCCGGAGGCGAGATAACCGTCAAGAAGATCCTCCCCGCCGGCATCAGCTACGCTGGAGGGGATCCGACGCCGACCCAGATCGATCAGGGAGCGGATGGGATGACCGTACTCACCTGGCGGGTCGGATCCCTCGGCCTCGGCGCTCGGTGGACCGCCACCGTGCTCCTCAAAGGGACTAAGGTCGGTGAGTGGGCTACGGACGCCGAATCCGTGGTTACGATGGACGACTTTCGTGGAGTACCGACGACGATCAACATCTCCCCCCTCACCCTGCGAGTCATCGCTCCGAATGCCGCTCCGATCGCCGCGTTCACGTACGGGCCTGAGGAGCCCTCCACGAGCGAAGCGGTCTCGTTCACCGACGAATCAAGCGATTCGGACGGGAAGGTAGTGGCGTGGAAGTGGGACTTCGGTGACGGGGAAGAAAGCGAGGCGCAGAACCCGGAGCACCGGTTCGCCGCTCCCGGCACCTACACCGTGAGCCTGATCGCGATCGACGACCGCGGGGCACGCTCTGCTCCGGCCAAGGTGGAGATCACGATCAAGAACACTCCGCCCACCGCCTTATTCACGTGCTCCCCCAAGGAGCCGCGGAGTGGAGTGGAGGCTGTGTTCGACGCGAGCGGTTCCAACGACATCGATGGCCACGTCGTCACCTATTCCTGGGACTTTGACGGGGATGGGGCGTTCGACAAGACTACCTCAAACCCGCAGGTCAGTTACACCTTCCCGAGTTCCGGTGAAGTGCAGGTGACCCTCGCCGTCACCGATGACTCCGGTGGAACGGATACCTACACGAAGGCGATTGAGGTCCTTCCGAGCGTCACCGCGGTGCGGACGATCGACACCTGCCTCCCGGACGACGTGACGATCTCCGGCGGGACGGTCACCGTGACCGTTACCATCACCGCCAACACGGAAGTGCACGGCCTAACCCTGCACGAGGAGGTTCCGGCTGGTTGGACGTTCACATCGGTCGATAACGGATCCGCCACCCTGCGGGAGGCCTCGCACGACTGGTTGTTCATGGAGACCCTGAAGGACGGGGACCAACGGGCGGTCGTCTATACCCTCACCGCCCCCACCACCCCGCTTTCCGATCATGGGCAGGAGCAGGTTTCGCTCACCGGGAACGTGGGGAGCTCATCCCCGCGCCTCTCGCAGATGGTCCTCGGGGAGGACAAGGTGGCACGGGTGGACACCCTCCCCGTTCTGGTTGTCATATCCCGATGGGATACGGAGAAAAACGCGATCGATCTCTGTCTGCCGCCGCAGGTCGGGTTCGACCAGATCCAGTACGCCGTTTCTCTCTGGATCTCAGGCGACGAGGTCCCGTATACAAACGGCGCGACGATCGACCTGGCGACGATGCAGGATCTGATCGCGTATTGGTTGACTGATACCTCGGTTCACGATCCGCTCCCCTAG
- a CDS encoding PKD domain-containing protein: protein MSKKKELVILLSGILVMLGLAVFGQGIDFDPATYNPAVGETVTFSACETCTSGAVSYEWDFDGDGVSDLSGSDPLVDHAFAAAGYTEVTLRAVGADGRVTARRKGILVGSSPLIGVRRVEVNPDRSLNVTISVVATADLSGVGIEETIPIGWQVNASQAGGVFVKRTGRKLEVLWLNQLFAGDTASFSYTLYPGQGNGVPAFTGTISGYTNGARVKNELCGDLTVPY, encoded by the coding sequence ATGAGCAAGAAGAAGGAACTGGTCATTCTGTTAAGCGGAATACTCGTGATGTTGGGCCTTGCTGTGTTCGGGCAGGGGATCGATTTCGACCCAGCGACCTATAACCCAGCGGTGGGAGAGACAGTGACGTTCTCCGCCTGTGAGACGTGCACCTCCGGTGCGGTCAGCTACGAGTGGGACTTCGACGGGGATGGAGTATCCGACCTCTCCGGGTCTGATCCCCTTGTCGACCACGCGTTTGCCGCCGCCGGCTACACCGAGGTGACCCTGCGCGCCGTCGGGGCCGACGGGCGCGTAACGGCGCGGAGGAAGGGCATCCTCGTCGGCTCCTCCCCGCTGATCGGGGTCCGCCGTGTCGAAGTGAACCCGGACAGGAGTTTGAACGTGACGATCAGCGTCGTCGCCACCGCCGACCTTTCCGGGGTCGGGATCGAGGAGACGATCCCCATCGGCTGGCAGGTGAACGCCTCCCAGGCCGGAGGGGTGTTTGTCAAGCGCACCGGGCGGAAGCTCGAGGTCCTGTGGCTGAACCAGCTCTTCGCCGGGGATACCGCGAGCTTCTCCTATACCCTCTATCCCGGGCAAGGGAACGGGGTTCCGGCGTTTACCGGGACGATCAGCGGCTATACCAATGGAGCCCGGGTGAAAAATGAGCTTTGCGGGGACCTCACCGTCCCGTATTAG
- a CDS encoding DUF58 domain-containing protein: MGYRARLAVAAGMTAAFVSIGIVVHDGRVLGLAIPYLVYFTWIVLSHPGKAEVEIRRKIHPARVPVGEEIEVVLTAENHGPDITSFGLEEVLPDGVTAADGETSALAPLPTGGRIEVSYTIRPSRGEYEFPPVVVKRWGRFSSAPQVERIEIPSSLLVFPRPEPLEEIVIRPRRTLVYSGTVKANVGGAGIDFFGCRHYVPGDDVRRINWRAYARRGRLVVNEYEQERIADVNVILDARARAHHCSPTADTFAAAVHAAASLATHFLAQGNRVGLLIYGDILDWTYPGFGRTQRERILDSLAAASLGDKAVFEDLRYIPTRLFPSRSQLVVVSPLAGEEDVETLGLLRTRGYQVILVAPDPLDRWREANTGKTDAASLQLAARIIRLDRRVLLDTLARIGVEVVDWRIDEPLARATDWALSRRGRRFR, translated from the coding sequence ATGGGGTATCGCGCCAGGTTGGCCGTCGCCGCGGGGATGACCGCGGCGTTCGTGAGCATCGGGATCGTCGTTCACGACGGGCGCGTGCTCGGGCTCGCCATCCCTTACCTCGTCTATTTCACCTGGATCGTCCTTTCCCATCCGGGAAAGGCTGAAGTCGAAATTCGCCGCAAGATCCATCCCGCCCGCGTCCCGGTGGGGGAGGAGATCGAGGTAGTCCTGACGGCGGAGAATCACGGTCCGGATATCACGAGCTTCGGGCTAGAGGAGGTCCTCCCGGACGGGGTGACAGCCGCCGATGGGGAGACGAGCGCCCTTGCCCCGCTTCCGACCGGAGGGAGGATCGAGGTCTCGTACACGATCCGCCCTTCGCGGGGGGAGTACGAGTTCCCACCGGTCGTGGTCAAGCGGTGGGGAAGATTCTCGTCCGCACCGCAGGTGGAGAGGATCGAAATCCCCTCCTCTCTCCTCGTCTTCCCCCGGCCAGAGCCGCTTGAGGAGATCGTGATCCGCCCCCGCCGTACCCTGGTCTACTCCGGGACGGTGAAGGCGAACGTCGGGGGGGCCGGGATCGATTTCTTCGGGTGTCGCCACTACGTCCCCGGCGACGATGTGCGCCGGATCAACTGGCGTGCCTACGCCCGGCGCGGACGGCTCGTGGTGAACGAGTACGAACAGGAGAGGATCGCCGATGTGAACGTCATCCTTGACGCCCGTGCCCGCGCCCATCATTGTTCCCCCACCGCGGACACGTTCGCGGCAGCGGTGCATGCGGCGGCGAGCCTCGCGACGCACTTCCTCGCGCAGGGGAACCGGGTCGGCCTCCTCATCTACGGGGACATCCTCGACTGGACCTATCCTGGGTTCGGGCGAACCCAGCGGGAGCGGATCCTCGATTCCCTCGCCGCCGCCTCCCTCGGGGACAAGGCGGTGTTTGAAGACCTCCGTTATATCCCGACGCGCCTCTTCCCCTCCCGCTCCCAGCTCGTAGTGGTGAGCCCGCTCGCCGGGGAGGAGGATGTGGAGACACTCGGTCTGCTGCGGACGCGGGGTTACCAGGTGATCCTCGTCGCTCCTGATCCGCTCGACCGCTGGCGCGAGGCGAACACCGGGAAGACGGACGCGGCGAGCCTGCAGCTCGCGGCCCGGATCATCCGGCTCGACCGCCGCGTCCTCCTCGACACCCTCGCCCGCATCGGAGTGGAGGTCGTCGACTGGAGGATCGACGAGCCCCTCGCCCGCGCCACCGATTGGGCCCTATCGCGCCGCGGGAGGAGGTTCAGGTGA
- a CDS encoding MoxR family ATPase, translated as MKIAEAAARGRAIIDEVSKAIVGKEEVLELVLTGILAGGHVLFEDYPGLAKTLIARSFSQVLGIEFKRIQFTPDLLPGDITGSHIFDRDKGEFVLSKGPIFAHLILADEINRATPKTQSALLEAMQEFQVTIEGETIPLPAPFIVIATQNPIEYEGTFPLPEAQLDRFIMRLKVGYPSHADEVEILERRRGRKADEIVLSSVTNAEELLAMRAAVEEVFVDPDVESYIVSIVERTRTDTNVYVGASPRGSLALLKLTRAWAALHGRDYVLPDDVKTLAVPALVHRLILSPELWSKRIGPQDVVENILRLVPVPKVD; from the coding sequence ATGAAGATAGCTGAAGCCGCGGCGCGGGGCCGCGCGATCATCGACGAAGTGAGCAAAGCGATCGTGGGGAAGGAGGAGGTTCTCGAGCTGGTCCTCACCGGGATCCTCGCCGGAGGGCACGTCCTGTTCGAGGACTATCCCGGCCTGGCCAAGACCCTGATCGCCCGCAGTTTTTCCCAGGTCCTGGGGATAGAGTTCAAGCGGATCCAGTTCACCCCGGACCTCCTCCCCGGTGACATCACCGGATCGCACATCTTCGATCGGGATAAAGGAGAGTTCGTCCTGTCCAAAGGGCCGATCTTCGCCCACCTGATCCTGGCTGATGAGATCAACCGGGCGACCCCGAAGACGCAATCGGCCCTGCTCGAGGCGATGCAGGAGTTTCAGGTGACGATCGAGGGGGAGACCATCCCTCTCCCTGCTCCGTTCATCGTGATCGCTACCCAGAACCCGATCGAGTACGAGGGGACGTTCCCGCTCCCCGAGGCTCAACTCGACCGGTTCATCATGCGCCTGAAGGTCGGGTACCCGAGTCACGCGGACGAGGTAGAGATCCTGGAGCGACGGCGGGGGAGGAAGGCGGACGAGATCGTCCTTTCCTCAGTGACGAACGCTGAGGAGCTGCTCGCGATGCGAGCGGCGGTGGAGGAGGTGTTCGTCGACCCGGACGTGGAGTCGTACATCGTCTCGATCGTGGAGCGGACGCGGACGGACACGAACGTGTACGTGGGAGCAAGCCCGCGCGGTTCGCTGGCGCTGCTCAAGCTTACGCGCGCATGGGCCGCCCTGCACGGGCGCGACTACGTCCTCCCCGACGACGTGAAGACCCTCGCCGTCCCTGCCCTCGTCCACCGACTGATCCTCAGCCCGGAGCTGTGGTCGAAGCGGATCGGGCCGCAGGACGTGGTGGAGAACATCCTCCGTCTCGTCCCGGTCCCCAAGGTCGACTGA
- a CDS encoding DUF4129 domain-containing protein, with translation MRETDREKTLVLALFLLVFAGIAILSGGFSSLQFRPGKPVPHGASLAPPEVGNTGGHRPTWLAAAFQRILYAILFLAATVTAVGALVSSQFRRFLLRQLPSILILLLIITVFLAFFHPKRAEFSPPSPPTTAAPPMEGTSPEYVPPTVTPPNWSVVLIALGVAAGIVAIGFAAWRRFRSTSETAGRDVLSELGEEAGAAAARIRHGEEPRDVVIRAYREMCDILSRQVENPDYLTPREFARRLRARGMRDEHVDRLTGIFEEVRYGHREGTRFAAAALSCLEEIRDAYA, from the coding sequence GTGAGGGAGACGGATCGGGAAAAAACCCTCGTCCTGGCGCTTTTCCTGCTCGTATTCGCCGGGATCGCGATCCTGAGCGGCGGGTTCTCCTCCCTCCAATTTCGACCGGGAAAACCGGTCCCACACGGGGCTTCGCTTGCTCCACCGGAGGTCGGGAATACGGGCGGTCATCGACCCACATGGCTGGCCGCGGCGTTTCAACGCATCCTCTACGCCATCCTCTTCCTCGCCGCCACCGTCACCGCGGTCGGGGCGCTCGTCTCTTCCCAATTCCGGCGGTTCCTCCTCCGCCAGCTTCCCTCCATTCTGATTCTGTTGCTCATCATCACCGTGTTCCTCGCGTTCTTCCACCCGAAGCGGGCTGAGTTTTCCCCTCCCTCACCTCCAACCACGGCAGCGCCACCCATGGAAGGGACATCCCCGGAATACGTCCCGCCCACCGTAACCCCGCCCAATTGGTCGGTCGTCCTGATCGCGCTTGGGGTGGCCGCGGGGATCGTCGCAATTGGATTCGCGGCGTGGCGGCGGTTTCGATCCACGTCAGAAACAGCGGGGCGCGATGTCCTGTCCGAGCTGGGGGAAGAGGCAGGGGCAGCGGCGGCCCGCATCCGCCACGGAGAGGAGCCGCGGGACGTAGTAATCAGGGCGTATAGAGAGATGTGCGACATCCTCTCCCGACAGGTGGAGAACCCCGACTACCTCACCCCGCGCGAGTTCGCCCGCCGCCTCCGCGCCCGCGGGATGCGGGACGAACATGTCGATCGGCTCACCGGGATCTTCGAGGAGGTCCGCTACGGCCACCGCGAGGGGACCAGGTTCGCTGCCGCCGCTCTGTCATGCCTGGAGGAGATCAGGGATGCCTACGCCTAA